A single window of Chitinophaga sp. XS-30 DNA harbors:
- a CDS encoding gliding motility-associated C-terminal domain-containing protein, which translates to MSLNVTPKSVLRAFVILMASLLPTGLATDASAANNTQYWWYPAIEKAAPATITVYGESPLLKKNRTITYTSTRNMFAPGPIFSPGTSHTNIIPLLCVGCSVQSPTLSYDGDINTAARVQIALGIAGRVGQRIIFPGTYESGDSIVLDFEVPTAVLSADILASIRVEAFNGNTSVSVTDLNELVNLQLLGAGVGASGKMRAIIPVGATFDRVEVTTGALLSALGGLYIYEVTATVPVTVTPSANPVISPAGSAATFTASHRLGATTYNWYDAPAGGNLLGTGSSFTTPVLTRGVHQYWVEATTGDGLTSFIRTAVNVDIGGGPGPLWTYGDQQESPLINGVCVGCTVTDPLNAVDANPNTSSLLSTAVGALGGVSQLIHFPGTYQAGDSIAVDFELPNQLISAQLLGGITLESYMGGTPNGDAILLDNSLVRLEALGAGIGSTGKFRVTIPVNTGFDGVRIGTSAVLAGLSGLRIYEAAAFMPVTVTPPSSIVPSGGTATMEASVRAPGATYTWYDTPTGGTPLATTAEFTTPALTRSKTYYAEASTPDGLTSFHRTAANVTVSGGPGPLWTYGDQQQSPVISGICLGCLVQNPGLAVDEDTTTASQAILTVGALGSVGQLIKFPGTYQAGDSISFTLGVPSQLLSAQLLSGIRVQTYNGDTPNGDAMMLDNSLANLQALGLDVTGNVGKFRVTIPVNSTFDGAQVDLTGLVSGLSSLNIYEAAAFIPVTVTPDDVSVPFGNDTTLTASIRLPGATFNWYDAPTGGNLLHTGPEFTTPVLVQDQTYYVEAATPDGLTSYIRTAVDVNVMVGPGSPDLSCGRGITQTNNTFGLCLLCAISDAGLAVDDNPQTASRLNVPVGLLGAGVYQRMAFGQESSAGDSLRIVVGSTTGLLNLTLLGNVTIRPRNNGVENAADVVALNNGLLHAQLLDGGTRQVLSYVPSGVFDEVEIRVNGIATALTEINVYYVQQITPMATVAADTVNVCSGQDAVLNATAPAGATFRWYDAPSGGNLLFTGDTYTVDSVTANAVYYVEAASGTTTCASEVRKPVFVRVGLATISVTANSVTIPQGGTATFNVNTPDTALTYNWYTVPTGGTPVFTGPSFTTPALSATTTYYVEATTSTGCATPQRIAVVANVVISNPDVPCDIATTQISNANGLCVGCYVDNQGSAVDASTETFSSLHAILGLLGGYVQQTLIFPAASDAGDSVRLLLSFPASLADISLLGSVQIATYNGNTYNNDRTALNTSLLNLQLLPGNQQALVTFSPSAMFDRVEVRLNSGLAQALNAVNVHYAQRFVPVPVLQADTVSTCVGGTAAFSVTPLANTVYRWYSQPTGGTVLFTGTDFQSGPVTTDTAFYVEAMKASTACANPIRTKGVVTIAGSPAAPTLESTSVTTCGGSSATLRATAPAGATFRWYSQPTGGTVLFTGAEFVTPLLDSSVVYYAETVSAGGCASDTRTAVQVDVSAQPGTPDVTPQSAEICAGGTATLSATSATPGVTFNWYTSAALDNLIFTGPSFTTPALTTSTTYYVVAANGQCISATPATVAVQVNEVPIQPTVVIDPVSGIVEYGQTATLTATSASPGATYRWYLDSTGGTPVFTGNPFTTPALANTTRYFVEAVAASGCASGRTAATVNVNRDFNPGCDFANSQTSNVNGLCVGCAVNAGDNAVDTDTTNFATITQVLSLLGADISQTLNFGSLAAAGDTVKLRLSFPTGLLDLSVLSAIEVTSYNGAVSNNDTRTLNSTGISLVVLGGTNQRAVLFSPGDDYDRIEIKVRGGVASALVNLNVHYANRVLSSPVITPDIITICAGSTATLTAVASDSATVRWYTSPSGGTPVFTGKVFTTPQLTASTTYYAESYRASTDCANPVRTPVTVQVQAVPELPAILKGDTTICTGGSATLIARPVNAAHSIRWFSTATGGTPLSADSIFTTGALTANTTFYAEAYNGTCGSATRVPVAVTVVTAPPDPVLESGNVSICGGTTATLRVTSSTTGLIIRWYTVQSGGTPVFEGAEFTTPVLTATTIYYVEAVNAAGGCINGGGRIQATVTVNTTPAVPVLVNGTTVVCNNQPATLSVQNPVTGVTYNWYDAATGGNMLATGATFITPALTDSATYFVEAVGTGNCPSTTRATAGVSVQNELDAPTVESANVTVCSGEQATLRVLNPLGGITYEWYDAPGGNKLFTGPVFVTGAVVAAADYYVSAVSAGGCSSATQTQVNVQVTTAPLQPVIIGSTTVCAGDSISLSIQNPQTGLTYAWFSTQTGGTPLAQGTSFKPAGVTATTTYYVEASNGTCTSAGRTSVTVTVNPAPPVVTVDAATKTICTGNTAILSVVNPQAGLTYRWYDMETGGTVLSTQADFTTPALTANTDYYVEAINSSNCSSPARTKVSVVITAGPAAPAVESADVAVCSGAQATLNVLNPQAGITYDWYDAPGGNKLFTGPSFVTGPVTAAVNYYVAAVSAGGCVSATMTQVSVTVTTPPALPVITGSTTICAGSAVSLSVQNPLPGVTYTWFSAQTGGTQLAQGTTFAPAGVTATTTYYVEAASGTCTSISRTSVTVTVNPVPGAVTVDAATKTICSGNTATLSVQSPQPGLTYRWYDVATGGTVLSSQSDFVTPALTANKDYYVEAVNGNNCTSATRTRVSVVVTAGPDAPDLDAEVTVCSGNRATVNVQGPTTGIDYRWYDAPAGGNLLFTGNTYISEPVNTRDTLYVESAVQGGNCTSTGRTQVILIPADAPGTPVLVNGGTLTVCSGNTATFTVQNPVPGVTYRWYDAPANGTLLQSSTSASYTTGTLTADISVYVEAVIGSGCISDTRAMATATVGDVPLPPSVTADALQVCKDSSATLTASSTQAGVIFSWYTAATGGAAIFTGPVFVTPGITATTIYYVAAGYNGGCMSATRTPITISILEPLDAPRVTVASRTATSITFQWDVIQGAIGYRVSTDGGATFTQPSSGLTGTTHTVTGLEPNQTITLQVMAIGATPCANSAWFLGGGGTDNPAGNAVFVPNAFTPNGDGLNDVLFVYGTTISTMEMRIFNQWGQMVFESKDKGRGWDGTMSGVKQPVGVYTYVLKAVLQDGTQVQKRGTITIVR; encoded by the coding sequence ATGAGTCTGAATGTTACTCCTAAGAGTGTTTTGCGCGCTTTTGTCATACTGATGGCCTCACTGTTGCCCACAGGGCTGGCCACGGATGCCTCCGCAGCAAATAACACGCAGTACTGGTGGTATCCCGCCATAGAAAAAGCAGCCCCAGCCACGATAACCGTGTATGGAGAATCGCCATTGCTAAAGAAAAACCGGACAATAACGTACACGAGTACACGTAATATGTTCGCTCCGGGCCCGATCTTTAGTCCGGGTACAAGCCACACCAATATTATTCCCCTGCTCTGCGTTGGCTGCAGTGTACAATCGCCCACCCTCTCGTATGACGGGGATATCAACACGGCCGCGAGGGTGCAGATCGCGCTCGGCATCGCCGGAAGGGTAGGTCAGCGCATCATCTTCCCCGGTACATATGAGAGCGGGGACAGTATTGTGCTGGACTTTGAAGTGCCCACCGCCGTGCTCAGTGCGGACATACTCGCAAGTATCCGCGTGGAGGCTTTCAACGGCAACACCTCCGTATCCGTGACGGATCTGAACGAACTTGTTAATCTCCAGCTACTGGGCGCCGGTGTCGGCGCTTCCGGGAAAATGAGGGCCATCATCCCTGTCGGCGCCACGTTTGACCGGGTTGAAGTGACCACCGGCGCATTGTTGAGCGCCCTCGGCGGATTATATATATATGAAGTTACCGCCACCGTCCCCGTAACCGTAACGCCTTCCGCCAACCCTGTCATTTCCCCGGCAGGAAGCGCGGCTACCTTCACGGCTTCTCACCGTCTCGGCGCTACTACCTATAACTGGTACGATGCCCCTGCCGGTGGCAATCTGCTGGGGACCGGCAGCAGTTTTACCACACCGGTGCTGACCCGCGGTGTACATCAATACTGGGTGGAAGCCACAACCGGAGATGGGCTGACCAGTTTTATCCGTACAGCCGTGAACGTAGACATCGGCGGTGGCCCCGGCCCCCTGTGGACCTACGGCGATCAGCAGGAAAGCCCGCTGATCAACGGCGTCTGTGTTGGATGTACCGTCACGGACCCGCTGAATGCCGTTGATGCCAACCCCAACACCTCCTCCCTCCTCAGCACCGCTGTAGGCGCCCTGGGAGGCGTTTCCCAACTCATTCATTTTCCCGGCACTTACCAGGCCGGAGACAGCATAGCAGTAGATTTCGAACTACCCAACCAGCTTATCAGTGCCCAACTGCTGGGCGGGATCACACTGGAATCCTATATGGGAGGTACGCCCAATGGCGATGCCATTCTGCTGGACAATTCGCTCGTTCGCCTGGAAGCCCTGGGCGCCGGCATCGGCAGTACCGGAAAGTTCCGTGTAACCATTCCCGTTAACACCGGTTTTGATGGGGTAAGGATCGGAACATCCGCTGTATTGGCCGGCCTTTCAGGCCTGCGGATATATGAAGCCGCAGCATTTATGCCGGTAACTGTAACACCCCCCTCATCCATCGTACCCTCCGGAGGTACCGCCACTATGGAGGCCAGTGTAAGGGCTCCCGGCGCTACCTACACCTGGTATGATACGCCGACCGGCGGCACACCGCTGGCTACAACAGCCGAATTCACCACTCCGGCCCTCACCAGGAGCAAAACATATTATGCCGAAGCATCCACACCGGACGGTTTGACCAGCTTCCACCGCACGGCAGCGAATGTAACCGTCAGCGGCGGCCCTGGCCCGTTGTGGACCTACGGAGATCAGCAACAAAGTCCCGTTATCAGCGGCATTTGCCTCGGATGCCTCGTGCAGAACCCAGGCCTCGCCGTGGATGAAGACACCACTACGGCTTCTCAGGCCATCCTCACCGTAGGAGCACTGGGCTCCGTTGGACAACTTATTAAATTCCCCGGCACCTATCAGGCCGGAGACAGCATCTCCTTTACTCTCGGTGTACCCAGTCAGCTGCTCAGCGCACAATTGCTGTCAGGCATCCGGGTGCAGACCTACAATGGCGATACCCCCAACGGAGATGCCATGATGCTGGACAACAGTCTTGCCAACCTCCAGGCCCTCGGTCTCGATGTAACCGGTAACGTCGGCAAATTCAGGGTAACCATCCCCGTGAACAGCACATTCGACGGCGCCCAGGTGGATCTGACCGGTCTCGTTTCCGGACTTTCCAGCCTGAATATATACGAAGCCGCCGCTTTCATCCCCGTAACGGTAACGCCGGACGATGTAAGCGTTCCATTTGGCAACGATACAACGCTTACCGCATCCATTCGCCTGCCGGGCGCTACCTTTAACTGGTATGATGCGCCAACTGGCGGCAACCTGCTGCATACCGGCCCCGAATTCACTACGCCTGTACTGGTGCAGGACCAGACCTATTATGTGGAGGCCGCCACGCCGGACGGGCTTACCAGCTATATCCGCACCGCCGTTGACGTCAATGTAATGGTAGGGCCAGGCAGTCCGGACCTCTCTTGCGGCAGGGGGATAACACAAACCAACAATACCTTCGGCCTTTGCCTGCTATGCGCCATCTCTGATGCCGGACTGGCCGTGGATGACAACCCGCAGACGGCCTCACGGCTTAATGTTCCCGTTGGTCTCCTCGGAGCCGGGGTTTACCAGCGCATGGCATTCGGACAGGAAAGCTCCGCCGGCGACAGTCTGCGCATAGTCGTAGGCTCCACCACCGGGTTGCTGAACCTTACGCTGCTGGGAAACGTTACCATCCGCCCACGCAATAACGGCGTTGAAAACGCAGCCGATGTAGTGGCATTGAACAATGGTCTCCTGCATGCGCAACTCCTGGACGGCGGCACCCGCCAGGTGCTTTCCTACGTACCCTCCGGTGTATTCGATGAAGTGGAGATCAGGGTGAATGGCATCGCCACAGCACTGACCGAGATCAACGTGTACTACGTTCAGCAGATCACTCCCATGGCAACAGTAGCAGCGGATACCGTAAATGTTTGCAGTGGCCAGGATGCTGTGTTGAATGCAACAGCACCTGCAGGCGCAACGTTCCGCTGGTATGATGCACCCTCCGGCGGCAATCTGCTGTTTACCGGCGATACTTATACGGTGGATTCCGTAACCGCCAATGCAGTATATTATGTGGAAGCCGCTTCAGGCACCACAACCTGCGCCAGCGAAGTCCGCAAGCCCGTATTTGTCAGGGTCGGCCTCGCCACCATCAGCGTAACCGCCAATTCCGTGACCATCCCGCAAGGCGGCACCGCAACCTTTAACGTGAACACGCCCGATACGGCGCTGACATACAACTGGTACACTGTGCCCACAGGCGGTACACCGGTCTTCACAGGCCCGAGTTTTACCACGCCGGCACTGAGCGCTACCACTACTTATTATGTGGAAGCCACTACCAGCACAGGATGTGCCACTCCACAGCGGATCGCTGTTGTGGCCAATGTTGTGATATCAAATCCTGATGTCCCCTGTGATATCGCCACAACACAGATCAGCAACGCAAACGGCCTTTGTGTAGGTTGTTATGTGGACAATCAGGGTTCCGCCGTAGACGCCAGTACAGAGACCTTCTCTTCACTTCACGCCATCCTCGGCCTGCTGGGCGGCTATGTACAGCAAACCCTGATCTTCCCTGCAGCCAGCGACGCAGGGGACAGCGTAAGGTTATTGCTGTCATTCCCTGCTTCCCTGGCAGATATCTCCCTGCTTGGCAGTGTACAGATCGCTACCTACAATGGTAATACCTATAATAATGACCGCACGGCACTGAATACCTCTCTGCTGAACCTGCAGCTGCTGCCGGGCAATCAGCAGGCACTGGTGACCTTCTCACCCTCAGCGATGTTCGACAGGGTGGAAGTTCGCCTGAATTCAGGGCTTGCACAGGCGCTGAACGCCGTAAACGTGCATTATGCACAACGTTTTGTTCCGGTACCGGTGCTTCAGGCAGATACCGTAAGCACCTGCGTTGGCGGCACGGCAGCATTCTCTGTAACGCCGCTCGCCAATACCGTCTACCGCTGGTATAGCCAGCCCACAGGCGGTACGGTACTGTTTACCGGTACGGACTTCCAGTCTGGTCCCGTTACAACAGACACTGCTTTCTATGTCGAGGCGATGAAGGCCAGTACGGCTTGTGCAAACCCCATCAGGACCAAAGGAGTGGTAACCATTGCCGGATCGCCTGCAGCTCCCACGCTGGAAAGCACCAGTGTAACTACCTGCGGCGGGTCCAGCGCCACCCTTCGTGCAACGGCGCCCGCAGGGGCTACCTTCCGTTGGTACAGCCAGCCCACAGGCGGCACAGTGCTGTTCACCGGCGCTGAATTCGTTACCCCGCTGCTGGACAGCTCCGTAGTGTACTATGCGGAAACCGTTTCTGCCGGCGGATGTGCCAGCGATACCCGTACTGCGGTACAGGTAGATGTTTCTGCACAACCCGGCACGCCGGATGTCACCCCGCAAAGCGCTGAAATATGCGCGGGCGGCACTGCCACGCTTTCCGCCACCTCCGCAACGCCTGGTGTTACCTTCAACTGGTACACCAGCGCCGCGCTCGATAACTTAATATTTACCGGCCCTTCATTCACTACGCCTGCACTGACCACCAGCACCACCTACTATGTAGTGGCTGCAAACGGGCAGTGCATCAGCGCAACCCCTGCAACTGTAGCCGTCCAGGTAAACGAAGTTCCCATTCAGCCAACAGTAGTGATCGATCCCGTGAGCGGCATCGTGGAATACGGTCAGACTGCTACACTGACCGCCACTTCAGCTTCTCCGGGAGCAACCTACCGCTGGTACCTGGATTCAACAGGCGGGACACCTGTATTTACAGGTAATCCCTTTACCACTCCGGCGCTGGCCAATACCACCAGGTATTTTGTGGAAGCTGTAGCAGCCTCCGGCTGTGCCAGCGGCAGAACGGCCGCTACCGTGAACGTGAACCGGGACTTCAATCCGGGCTGTGATTTTGCCAACAGCCAGACCTCCAACGTCAATGGCCTTTGTGTGGGATGTGCCGTGAATGCCGGAGATAATGCGGTGGACACCGATACCACCAATTTCGCAACAATAACCCAGGTACTGAGCCTGCTTGGAGCGGATATCTCGCAAACACTGAACTTCGGAAGCCTTGCCGCTGCCGGGGATACAGTGAAGCTGAGGCTCTCGTTCCCCACAGGGCTCCTGGATCTCAGCGTACTCAGCGCCATCGAGGTCACTTCCTACAATGGTGCGGTTTCCAATAATGATACCCGTACGCTGAATTCCACCGGCATCAGCCTCGTTGTGCTGGGCGGCACCAATCAGCGCGCAGTGTTATTCTCTCCGGGAGATGATTATGACAGAATAGAAATAAAAGTACGGGGCGGTGTGGCTTCCGCACTGGTGAACCTGAATGTTCACTACGCCAACCGCGTATTGTCCTCACCGGTCATCACTCCGGATATTATCACCATCTGCGCAGGCAGCACAGCAACACTTACTGCTGTAGCGTCAGACAGTGCAACGGTAAGATGGTACACGAGCCCGAGCGGCGGAACACCGGTATTCACCGGGAAAGTGTTCACCACCCCCCAGCTGACTGCCAGCACTACCTATTATGCGGAAAGCTATCGTGCTTCCACGGATTGTGCCAACCCGGTGCGTACGCCGGTAACCGTGCAGGTGCAGGCTGTACCCGAATTGCCCGCGATCCTGAAAGGCGATACGACGATCTGCACCGGTGGCAGCGCTACGCTCATCGCACGACCGGTGAATGCAGCGCACAGCATCCGCTGGTTCAGTACCGCAACCGGCGGCACGCCGCTATCGGCGGACAGCATATTCACTACCGGAGCGCTCACCGCTAACACAACGTTCTATGCAGAAGCATACAACGGCACCTGCGGCAGCGCAACCCGTGTACCCGTTGCTGTTACTGTGGTAACCGCCCCGCCGGACCCTGTACTGGAATCCGGTAACGTGTCCATTTGCGGCGGCACAACGGCAACATTACGCGTGACCTCGTCCACGACAGGCCTCATTATTCGCTGGTACACCGTACAATCAGGCGGTACGCCGGTATTTGAAGGCGCTGAATTCACTACCCCCGTATTGACGGCCACCACCATTTATTATGTAGAAGCGGTGAATGCCGCAGGCGGTTGTATAAACGGCGGCGGAAGGATACAGGCTACCGTAACGGTAAATACCACCCCGGCTGTTCCGGTGCTGGTAAATGGCACTACGGTTGTCTGCAATAATCAGCCCGCAACACTTTCCGTACAGAACCCTGTCACAGGAGTTACCTATAACTGGTACGATGCAGCGACCGGCGGCAATATGCTCGCCACCGGCGCTACCTTCATAACCCCCGCATTGACGGACAGCGCTACCTACTTCGTAGAAGCTGTAGGAACAGGCAATTGTCCAAGTACAACCCGCGCAACTGCCGGGGTAAGCGTACAGAATGAGCTGGATGCGCCCACTGTGGAATCTGCAAACGTTACGGTATGTAGCGGCGAACAGGCCACATTGCGCGTATTGAACCCGCTGGGCGGTATCACCTATGAGTGGTACGATGCTCCGGGCGGCAATAAACTGTTCACAGGCCCTGTGTTTGTGACCGGCGCGGTTGTAGCAGCAGCGGATTACTACGTATCAGCAGTATCTGCAGGCGGATGCTCCAGCGCAACGCAGACGCAGGTCAACGTTCAGGTTACAACGGCGCCATTGCAGCCCGTGATCATCGGCAGCACAACTGTTTGCGCCGGCGATTCCATCAGCCTGTCCATACAAAACCCGCAAACCGGCCTCACCTATGCATGGTTCAGCACGCAGACCGGGGGCACACCACTGGCGCAAGGCACCAGCTTTAAACCAGCAGGGGTTACCGCAACCACCACTTATTATGTGGAAGCATCCAACGGCACATGCACCAGCGCCGGCAGAACCAGTGTAACCGTTACCGTTAATCCTGCTCCGCCGGTAGTAACGGTAGACGCTGCTACAAAAACGATCTGTACCGGCAACACGGCGATCCTGAGCGTAGTGAATCCGCAGGCCGGACTGACCTACCGATGGTATGACATGGAAACGGGCGGCACGGTACTGTCTACCCAGGCAGACTTCACCACACCTGCGCTGACCGCCAATACCGATTATTATGTAGAAGCGATCAACAGCAGCAACTGTTCCAGCCCGGCCAGAACGAAAGTTAGTGTCGTGATCACGGCAGGCCCCGCGGCGCCGGCAGTTGAGTCAGCAGACGTGGCTGTCTGCAGCGGTGCGCAGGCTACATTGAATGTACTGAACCCGCAGGCGGGTATCACTTACGACTGGTACGATGCGCCAGGCGGCAATAAACTGTTCACCGGCCCGTCATTCGTGACCGGTCCGGTTACAGCAGCAGTAAACTATTATGTGGCAGCAGTATCCGCAGGCGGTTGCGTCAGCGCAACGATGACGCAGGTAAGCGTAACCGTGACAACTCCTCCTGCCCTGCCGGTTATAACAGGCAGCACCACTATCTGCGCAGGCAGCGCTGTCAGCCTGTCGGTACAGAATCCGCTGCCGGGCGTTACCTACACCTGGTTCAGCGCACAGACGGGAGGAACCCAGCTGGCACAAGGCACAACCTTTGCTCCGGCCGGGGTGACAGCAACCACTACCTATTATGTGGAAGCAGCCAGCGGTACCTGTACCAGCATCAGCCGTACCAGTGTAACCGTTACCGTTAATCCGGTTCCGGGAGCTGTAACGGTGGATGCCGCAACAAAAACGATCTGCTCAGGCAATACCGCTACGCTCAGCGTACAAAGCCCGCAACCAGGCCTGACCTATCGCTGGTATGATGTGGCCACGGGTGGTACGGTGCTTTCATCTCAGTCAGACTTTGTAACACCGGCCCTGACAGCAAATAAGGACTACTATGTAGAAGCCGTTAACGGCAATAACTGCACCAGCGCAACCCGCACGAGAGTAAGCGTGGTGGTAACGGCAGGCCCGGATGCTCCGGACCTCGATGCGGAGGTGACCGTTTGCAGTGGCAACCGTGCTACTGTGAATGTGCAGGGCCCAACTACCGGTATCGATTACCGCTGGTATGATGCCCCGGCAGGAGGTAATCTCCTCTTCACCGGCAATACCTATATCAGCGAGCCAGTCAATACAAGGGATACCCTGTACGTGGAAAGTGCCGTTCAGGGCGGTAATTGTACCAGTACAGGCCGTACACAGGTGATCCTGATCCCGGCTGACGCTCCGGGAACCCCTGTGCTTGTGAACGGCGGAACATTGACCGTTTGCTCAGGCAACACAGCCACCTTCACCGTGCAGAATCCCGTACCAGGGGTTACCTATCGCTGGTATGACGCACCGGCGAATGGCACGCTGCTGCAGAGCAGCACATCGGCCAGCTATACCACCGGCACATTGACCGCAGACATCAGCGTATATGTGGAAGCAGTGATCGGCAGCGGTTGCATCAGCGATACCAGAGCGATGGCAACAGCCACGGTGGGCGATGTTCCGTTGCCGCCGTCCGTAACGGCAGACGCACTCCAGGTTTGTAAGGACAGCAGTGCTACGCTAACCGCGTCCTCCACACAGGCCGGCGTGATATTCAGCTGGTACACAGCAGCGACCGGCGGCGCCGCGATCTTTACCGGACCGGTGTTCGTAACACCCGGTATTACCGCCACAACCATATACTATGTAGCCGCAGGTTACAACGGCGGTTGTATGAGCGCTACCCGTACCCCCATCACCATCAGTATCCTTGAGCCGCTGGATGCACCACGCGTAACGGTGGCCAGCAGAACGGCAACATCCATCACCTTCCAGTGGGATGTCATTCAGGGAGCGATCGGTTACAGGGTATCGACAGACGGCGGCGCAACATTTACGCAGCCAAGTTCCGGCCTTACAGGCACTACGCATACCGTAACAGGGCTCGAACCCAACCAGACCATCACGCTGCAGGTTATGGCCATCGGCGCAACACCATGCGCGAACAGCGCCTGGTTCCTCGGTGGTGGCGGTACGGACAATCCGGCAGGTAATGCCGTGTTTGTTCCGAATGCCTTTACGCCGAATGGAGATGGCCTGAACGACGTGCTCTTTGTGTACGGCACCACTATCTCCACCATGGAAATGAGAATATTCAACCAATGGGGCCAGATGGTATTTGAATCGAAAGACAAGGGCCGCGGCTGGGACGGTACAATGAGCGGTGTGAAACAGCCGGTTGGCGTGTACACTTATGTGCTGAAAGCAGTATTGCAGGACGGTACACAGGTGCAGAAACGCGGAACAATTACAATTGTAAGATAA